In Sorghum bicolor cultivar BTx623 chromosome 10, Sorghum_bicolor_NCBIv3, whole genome shotgun sequence, one genomic interval encodes:
- the LOC8072942 gene encoding replication protein A 70 kDa DNA-binding subunit D: protein MINFTRWTSAEEVVEIPPAFPMYTYSLTPMEQLPPCAEETTFFTDVIGVVTMLSNVSSLRIRTRQSESLKRTVTICNARDSGASLDVVLWGERATAFPAEQVHRDRTTPQTVIFVGALVKSYADNVSLSGGPSCKWYINFEVPEAKALAASGSNIYQPVKWEQHMASSEPVAFAPPEHKKVSDIKLLHPFKYKKTEWLVTVTVQKIDKSWWYNACKKCLKTARPFHDSFRCTEPKCGTIGVPVPRYKLCISAGDETGDTEFVIFGRIAQRLTRKPVDTLIADNPTGFIPDEVNGLVAQLDGDNALSVTPIGSQSSSLMLSRDGGSSMQNTPQKSFTSTLPLPPATSETSHASSNTPIKIPPLIPRAPATPESSNAAAKDEV, encoded by the exons ATGATCAATTTTACAAGGTGGACTTCTGCGGAGGAGGTTGTTGAGATTCCGCCTGCTTTCCCTATGTATACCTATTCCCTTACTCCCATGGAACAACTGCCACCATGTGCTGAGGAGACCACGTTCTTCACAG ATGTAATTGGTGTAGTCACTATGCTCTCAAATGTTTCATCACTACGTATTAGGACACGCCAGAGTGAATCGCTGAAAAGGACAGTCACTATATGCAATGCAAGG GACAGTGGTGCTTCACTGGATGTTGTGCTTTGGGGTGAGAGGGCAACTGCATTCCCAGCTGAACAAGTCCATAGGGATAGAACCACCCCACAGACCGTGATATTTGTTGGAGCTCTTGTCAAGAGCTATGCAG ATAACGTGTCATTGTCTGGGGGACCATCATGCAAGTGGTACATAAACTTCGAGGTCCCTGAGGCGAAGGCCCTAGCAGCAAG TGGGTCAAACATTTACCAACCAGTCAAATGGGAACAACATATGGCTTCCAGTGAGCCTGTGGCTTTCGCTCCTCCTGAGCATAAGAAAGTGTCGGACATCAAATTGCTTCATCCATTCAAGTACAAG AAAACAGAGTGGCTGGTTACAGTGACAGTTCAGAAGATTGACAAATCATGGTGGTATAATGCATGCAAGAAATGTCTCAAAACAGCAAGACCTTTTCATGATTCTTTTAGATGCACTGAGCCTAAGTGTGGAACTATTGGTGTGCCTGTCCCAAG GTACAAGCTGTGCATAAGTGCTGGAGATGAGACAGGTGACACTGAGTTTGTCATCTTTGGCCGTATCGCACAGCGTCTCACCAGAAAACCAGTTGATACTCTCATTGCAGATAATCCAACTGGATTCATACCAGATGAG GTCAATGGTCTCGTGGCTCAGCTAGATGGTGACAATGCTCTTTCGGTGACGCCGATAGGGTCACAGTCATCATCTCTCATGCTCTCTagagatggtggcagcagcatgCAGAATACCCCTCAGAAAAGTTTCACCAGTACTCTCCCTTTGCCACCAGCTACCTCAGAAACTAGCCATGCGTCCAGCAACACACCAATCAAAATACCTCCGCTGATCCCAAGAGCACCAGCTACACCAGAGAGTTCCAACGCCGCTGCTAAAGATGAG GTGTAG